AAGTTTCGGGACTAATGTAAGGTCTGGAAGGATATAGTCAACTATAATGGTTTTGTTTGTAGGATTATAATCTATATCAAAGTCTTGTGGAAACCACTCTGGATATGTTGAATTCGATAATACAGTTTCACAGTAGAAGATTACAGCCTCTGTATTGAGTTCAAGATAGTCTTGTTTTAGTGTTTCAATCTGTACATGCTGTTTTTTTTGGTTAGTCTCCCATTTTCCAAGCTCTTGATTCCAGTGTTCCAAACTTTTCTGAAAATTTGTCTTAGCTAATTCATTTTTTGCTTCTATCTGGTTCTTCTCTCTTATCCATGTTTCGTAATCGTTTTGGAAGAGTTCCTCGGCAGCCTTAATTTTGGCGGCCTTGCGGGAACTAAGTAAATGGTCGAGGAGGTTGATTTCCGGTCTATACTTGATGTGGGTTTTGATAGGTTCAGGTGGAATTGATACAGCGTTGGTTGGAAACGGCTTGCTTCTTGGGAAGGGTTTTCGATCCTTTAATTTATCCCAATCAAGCTCAGTTGTTTTAGACAAAGCTGAGATAAGTATATTGTCTAGCTGGCTAATGGATTCTTGGGCTTCCCTCGTTCGACTGAAAGCAATTTCTTTCTTCTCATTTTTACTCAAAGCCTTGTTTCCGCGGTCAACTCGTCTTTGCCAGATGTCATCCCACTGGCGCAGTTGAGCATCAGCCATTTCGTTAACAACATCCGGGTTCGAATGTTTTATTAAACGATACTTATTGAGGCCTTCGTGACGAACCTCTAATTGGTATGATGGGACTCGACCTCTGCTTCTCCTTTGAGGGGCAGTTGCTCGTGCCAGAAAATAGGCCAAAGAACTCAATGTTATTTTCCCCCTTCCCGGAATTTTTTACATGCCTTTTCTTTCTTTGTAATTGAAAAGTTCATTATTTGGCAAAATGCTTTTCTAGGCGTTAGTTTTTTGTTTTTCCGCAAAGCTTTTAAAAATATAAATTCTTCTCTCAAACGTGAATAGTATCTCGAAGTGTGCCACGCGTTTTTAGAGAACCGCTTTCGGGGATTCTTTTCCTTTAGCTCCATCTGGAGCAGGACTGCGGATACCATGTTTCTGATGGATTATACCATAGCATTTTCTTAGCTTAGATCCCATTAAATCTTATATAGGTAATGAGCGAGTCAAGTTTTGAAGAAGAATCAGGCCTATTTGACGCGTGGCGTGTCGAGGAAACGATCCGTTTCATTAAACAGAGTTACAGACTGTAAGATATCAGGGTGTTGACGTATCAACGAATCAAAAATATGGCCGCATTGGTATTAGCGGTATGTTTCTTCGCTGCGGTTCATCTTGGTCGCAAACCTAAACTGGAGATCCTCGCCCTTCATGCCATAAACGCCGCCCAACGTATCTTTGGAATACCTGATTTTCATTACTATGCCATGCCTGATGGCATTAAGGAGATACTCACTAAAGCGGGCCATGACGCAATTTTTCACGAAAAGAATAAGGGAATGCCCAATTCACAACTCTCGTTGGGATTAACCTAAATTTTTGGGGAAAGTCCTGCAATAATGACAACCTCAGTCCCTTGCACGAGCGAGAAGGCAACCTGCCATCAAAGGTGACATTCTACTAGCGTCTCACCAGTAAATCATGGAAATTCAGGTTCATCCGTCATAACAGCATCCCAAAAAACGCTTGGTCATCGGATCATCCTGATAATTGCTTTAAGAGTGGACCATGGAGCGCGGCACGAAAGCACTTGATTTACGACGTTGGGCCTCCCAAAATACAGCCTCCAATCGACTTTTAAGAGGGTGTTTGAAGCCAGCACCCCTGATCCTGTGAATCAAAGAATTCTACGTCTGTGAATGGACTGCATAGTTGAACGAGGCGTTCGAAATCATGACACTTTTGCTCGACCTCTGTATATGTCTTGTTTCCCTTGTGGACTGAAATGGCCACCTTCGGAGTGTTAACCGTGATAAGCCTTTGAACAAGATGCACATCGCTCTCACTCATAGACCAACCGTACACGAGAACATTTCCTGTGAGTGATGGAAGAACTATTTTGGAGACGGTACTTAGATATGGGCTACGACTGATGGCCTTTGTTTTTTGTTGAGTGGTCCCCTCGCTGACAAACAGTGGACTTATATTATCATCTTCCCACCTTTTTAAGATGACATTCAATAAATTATTATCTTCTTGTCTCTGAATTTTCCTGTCGGAATTGGTGTCATCAGTTTCAAGACACAAATTTCCATGAGGATAAAACACCAGAGTCGATTTTTTAAGACCATTCCACCCCTGCCTGAGCTCATCCCATTTATTATACCGGAACTGATTGTTCTCATCTACGAAACAGTCCTTAAAATGGTTGCCGCCTATTTCTTCGTTTCCTGCCATTATCGCCCAGTAGACTAATAAATCATAATTCAAACTCACGACCGTGTGAAAGTTTTCCATGAATTTCCACATTGGCTTCAAAAGACGGAGCACTTTTTCATAAGGAACGTGAGTTTCGCGAACGGTTTCAATCAGCGCTTTCTTAATTTCGGAATAAACAGCTTCCGGAGTGTCATTGTCTATCCGCAAAGCTTGGTTGACGCGAGAAGTGTGCAACAGCATTTTTAGCACTAGTTCAAAGTCAGAGGTTTCCAAGTAATTAAATATCTCAGACACGTTAGGAGTTATGCGGCCAGTTCCCTCGGCTTCTTGCCTTAAGGATTGATACAAGAAGCCTTCATCAACAGCAGCACTGGCTCCATTCCCAAGAACCAAGATCTCAAAATTTTTCTCAAGTTCATCCCATGGTGTTAACGACATCAGTGCCTCCTCATGAATGTTCTGACCAATATGGTCAACCCTTTGCTCTGGATTAAACAAGACATCTATTTTCGGCGATTACGCCCCGTTAACTGTAAATCGTTGCATCATTCCGACGAAAACAGAAATATTATGCGAGAAGATTGTTCCCAGACAAAAGAAATAATATCAAAAGGTTCCGGCGATGAACATCAATTACTTTTTTGCAGATCTGATACGACGGTTAATGTACTTTGACAGTTTTCAAGATTTTCTGCTAAATGTATAGCTCGTCATGGCTTATCTCAGGTCGTGACAAATTACGATAACCGACCAGAGCTGACAGCATTTCTTGCTGAATGATTAGTCTTCGCCCAACGCTGGAGGCATTTTCAGGTCGCAGTAAAAAAAACTCGTAAATTCATACTGAATCTTCTGGCCGCTAGTGCACCGGGATTCGACTCAGATTACTCGGGCCGCGAAAACAAGAAAATGATTGACTGATAGTCATGTTACAATCAATTTATCGGGGCGGATAGAGTCGTCGTCACTATAACGTCTATTAGTTCCAATCACGTCGCTTGCATTTCTCCGTCATGCCACATGCAATAGAATTTGATTGAAGCCGTTATGGACTAGCATGTGTAATGCCGGAGGCAAGCGCCGTGGCGCCATAACCATTTTGCTTTTTCCTCAACCATCTCAAGGCGTCGATCCTTGGTTAAATTGCTATGGTCCAGGTATCCTAGCCTGAAATGTTTCGGTTTCAGCTATACAGAATTTGGAAGAAGGCATTGCCAGTCACGAAGACAAGTTGATCTCTCATTGAAACTATTCACTGAATAGTTCTCTATCGTTGAAAGAATTTTCCATCCGCTTCGACTGCCTCGGCTTCCAGCACAATTACGTGAACGGGAGCGCCGATGACCAATTGGCCTTTTATGACACTAACTATTTTGCCAATAACTCTGACTTCTTCATTAATCCTCGGGAGATAAGACGGAATGAGGTTCGACTTGAAGGCCCATTTCCCAGGAAGCACTTCGTCCGACCTTGAATAAGATGTTGTCTGAGTCTTACAGATGATCAAATCACCGTCCCTAGTCTCAATTCTTCCGTTCAGAACAATAAATCTCTCGTCCTTCGGTATGGACGTGGGTGGCTTCTCAACATAATCATCACCTGGCGCCGCATTAAATTTTCTGATTGCATCTTCAAAAGACGTGTTCGGCTTCTCCTGTTCCGCATGAGTTTCGTGTTGTTTTGCTTCGGGGCGATCAGCGATATTAGCGACAAGTCCGACCAGGCGCCGATCTCTAAAAACCGTCAATGTTACTGCTTCACCAGGCGAACAGTTCCTAACTCTTGTTAGGAGATCTTTTACATCCTTGACTGTCGTTCCGTTAAATTTCAGGATGACATCTTTTACTATGACTCCAGCTTTTTGGGCTGGCGAATCGTGAGTGACTAGTACAACTAGTGCGCCATCAGTTGTTGACATGCCCAAGGACCTGGCTAGTTCTGGCGAGAGATTTTGTATGTTCACACCAAGAAAGCCGCCCACAGGCTCTGGACTGTCCAATGCTCCTAAGCCAACAGCAGTGTAGTTTGTAAGTAAATCGATCACTGGCCTATGGCGCAATTTCTCCGCGATGTTTAAAGCTGTCCCTGCTCTTTTGCTTTTCAAATTTATATCTGCGCCGTTTTTTAACAATAGTTTCACAAGGTCAACATTCCCCTCGGCGCTGGCCAACATCAGTGGAGTTAAACCATCGTTGTCTCTCAGGTCTGGCAAAGCGCCTTTCTCAAGAAGGCCTTTTGCAATAAAGATTCTGTTCCCTACAACGGAATAAAACAGGGCAGTGCGCCCTTTGGAGTCAAGAGCATTAACGTCTGCCCCTCTTTCCCAAAGTTGTTCCACAATTGGAGAATAGCCTCGAATCGAGGTCAACATGAGAGCGGAAGCGCCTTTCTTCGTCTTAGCGTTTACATCCGCGCCAGCATCGATAAGCCTTGTCGTTATCTCCTGAAGATTACTAGCGCAAGCTACTATCAGTGGGGTCCAGCCTTCAGAATCTCTTTGGTCAGGGGTAGCCCCAGCTTCGAGAAGTAATTTAACCATCTCCAGGGAATCACGACCCGCAGAGAAGTGTAGTGCGCTACTACCTTTTCTGTCCTTATTGTTTGGCGCGGCCCCATGTTTCAACAACAACCTGGCCTCTTCAAGTCGATTGTGTTTTGCAGCCTCTAGTAAAGCAGTCCACCCGTCATCTTTCATTGATTTATCTGGCTTGGCTCCTGCTTCAAGAAGGGCTTCAAGCGCTTCGGGGCGGCCATTTGAAACAGCTAACATAACTGCCGTCTTACCCCTATTGTCAGCCGAGTCGGGGTCCGTCTTACCTTCTAACAGAACTTGTACAGTTTCAAGATTGCCCAGTTTGGATGCAGCCATAAGAGCCGTCAGCCCTCGCTTATCTCGCAAGTTTGAATTTGCCTTTTTGCTCAGGAGTAATTTTACTACTTCTGCATGCCCGTTTTCAGAAGCTAGCATTAGTGCAGTCTCACCAGAGCTGTTTGGCGTGTTTACGTTTGCCCCTTTGCTGACCAACAGATCAATTATGTCTAAATTCCCTCCTTCAGCCGCCAGCGTTAACGATGTGTCCCCGTCTTCGTCTCTTGCGTTTAGGTCCATTTTGTCGACTAAGAGAGCCTGCACGACCGGCAGGTGACCGTTCTTGGCTGCGTATATCAACGACGGAGGAGCGTGTTTAGATTCAGACTTCGGAATAATGTTTGCGCCTTTTTTTAAAAGCAATTTCACCACATCTGCGTAGCCTAGCGCCGAGGCGAGAAATATAGCTGGATAATTTCCATTTCGAGCTTTAGAGTCAACGTCAGCGCCTTTTTCTAAAACGCCACTGACGCTAACGACATCTCCAAGCATACAGGCTTTAACCAACTCGGAACCAAATTTGCCGTCAGCAGGTATACTTGCTCCTCTGTTTAGGAGACTTCGAACAACATCTCTATGGCCCTGTTTACAAGCCATTATTAATGCTGTCTCGCCGTTTTTGTCAGATACATTTAAATTGGAGCCCCATTGAATGAGAAGGGCAATGGTGTCCGTTGACCCCTTTCTGGACGCATACATAAGAGCGTCACGGCCTGATTTATCCTTGATGTGAACATTGGCCCCCTTTTCGAGCAACAGTCGAGCCGCTTGAGAGTGTCCACGCCTGCAGGCTTCTATTAGCGCTGTCTGCCCATCCTTTGTAGTAAGTTGGGCATGAGCCCCCGAGTTTAACAACTTGTCGACAATTTTATCACGACCCTCGCCGGCCGCCTTAATCAAGGGTGTTTGACCATCATCATCTCTTGCGTTTACATTTGCGCCTTTTCGTAACAGATCCTCCAGTCTGGCAGTATCTCCAATCCCTGCAACCTCGATCAGTTCCTGGTCCATCTCTCCTGCGATTGCGGGCGTTACTACGGACAAAAATGTGATGAAAATAATAACTGGTAGGCCAAAAAATGTGCGATGCA
The window above is part of the Desulfomonilaceae bacterium genome. Proteins encoded here:
- a CDS encoding ankyrin repeat domain-containing protein, giving the protein MHRTFFGLPVIIFITFLSVVTPAIAGEMDQELIEVAGIGDTARLEDLLRKGANVNARDDDGQTPLIKAAGEGRDKIVDKLLNSGAHAQLTTKDGQTALIEACRRGHSQAARLLLEKGANVHIKDKSGRDALMYASRKGSTDTIALLIQWGSNLNVSDKNGETALIMACKQGHRDVVRSLLNRGASIPADGKFGSELVKACMLGDVVSVSGVLEKGADVDSKARNGNYPAIFLASALGYADVVKLLLKKGANIIPKSESKHAPPSLIYAAKNGHLPVVQALLVDKMDLNARDEDGDTSLTLAAEGGNLDIIDLLVSKGANVNTPNSSGETALMLASENGHAEVVKLLLSKKANSNLRDKRGLTALMAASKLGNLETVQVLLEGKTDPDSADNRGKTAVMLAVSNGRPEALEALLEAGAKPDKSMKDDGWTALLEAAKHNRLEEARLLLKHGAAPNNKDRKGSSALHFSAGRDSLEMVKLLLEAGATPDQRDSEGWTPLIVACASNLQEITTRLIDAGADVNAKTKKGASALMLTSIRGYSPIVEQLWERGADVNALDSKGRTALFYSVVGNRIFIAKGLLEKGALPDLRDNDGLTPLMLASAEGNVDLVKLLLKNGADINLKSKRAGTALNIAEKLRHRPVIDLLTNYTAVGLGALDSPEPVGGFLGVNIQNLSPELARSLGMSTTDGALVVLVTHDSPAQKAGVIVKDVILKFNGTTVKDVKDLLTRVRNCSPGEAVTLTVFRDRRLVGLVANIADRPEAKQHETHAEQEKPNTSFEDAIRKFNAAPGDDYVEKPPTSIPKDERFIVLNGRIETRDGDLIICKTQTTSYSRSDEVLPGKWAFKSNLIPSYLPRINEEVRVIGKIVSVIKGQLVIGAPVHVIVLEAEAVEADGKFFQR
- a CDS encoding DUF4917 family protein: MSLTPWDELEKNFEILVLGNGASAAVDEGFLYQSLRQEAEGTGRITPNVSEIFNYLETSDFELVLKMLLHTSRVNQALRIDNDTPEAVYSEIKKALIETVRETHVPYEKVLRLLKPMWKFMENFHTVVSLNYDLLVYWAIMAGNEEIGGNHFKDCFVDENNQFRYNKWDELRQGWNGLKKSTLVFYPHGNLCLETDDTNSDRKIQRQEDNNLLNVILKRWEDDNISPLFVSEGTTQQKTKAISRSPYLSTVSKIVLPSLTGNVLVYGWSMSESDVHLVQRLITVNTPKVAISVHKGNKTYTEVEQKCHDFERLVQLCSPFTDVEFFDSQDQGCWLQTPS